Proteins encoded together in one Lysinibacter cavernae window:
- a CDS encoding TIGR03943 family putative permease subunit, with protein sequence MPKRSRASRPVWKPREWGLVLLLLVVCGSIVTLAGTGQLQLYIHPRYTVFASAMAGIGVVVGMLAVILRFGRNAASTGEDGHEHDHDHEHQTDSGARTWLAAAGRTIGILTCVVVAAGMLVVPPATLSTRTTVDGLAGGGSATGKSSMAVEPGAVASLNTHELGSLIRHTTDVRSLVGEPVVVTGFVTADANDNNILFVTRFVIACCAVDAQPVGVPVRAPGWQAGAQWEPLADGDWVTVQGTLVANPGGSSLTALVVSPTAIEMIEEPQEPYEYE encoded by the coding sequence TTGCCTAAGCGTTCCCGTGCTTCGCGCCCAGTGTGGAAGCCTCGCGAATGGGGGCTGGTTTTGCTGCTCCTCGTGGTGTGCGGAAGCATCGTAACCCTCGCGGGCACCGGGCAGCTGCAACTCTATATCCACCCCCGCTACACGGTGTTTGCGTCGGCCATGGCCGGTATCGGGGTTGTGGTCGGGATGCTCGCCGTCATACTGAGATTCGGGAGGAACGCCGCGAGTACGGGCGAGGATGGCCACGAACACGATCACGATCACGAACATCAGACCGATTCCGGCGCACGAACTTGGCTAGCCGCTGCCGGACGCACGATCGGCATCCTGACCTGCGTTGTTGTCGCCGCGGGAATGCTCGTTGTTCCGCCGGCAACGCTCAGCACCCGAACGACAGTCGACGGCCTCGCTGGCGGCGGAAGCGCCACTGGGAAATCGTCCATGGCCGTCGAACCCGGAGCCGTAGCCTCGCTGAACACACACGAGCTCGGGTCGCTCATCCGTCACACGACAGACGTGCGGTCGCTCGTTGGTGAACCGGTTGTGGTGACCGGCTTTGTGACCGCAGACGCCAACGACAACAACATCCTCTTTGTCACTCGCTTTGTGATCGCGTGCTGCGCCGTTGATGCGCAACCGGTTGGGGTGCCGGTCCGTGCGCCGGGCTGGCAGGCTGGCGCCCAGTGGGAACCGCTCGCTGACGGCGATTGGGTGACCGTGCAGGGGACGCTGGTTGCGAACCCGGGCGGCTCAAGCCTCACCGCCCTCGTCGTTTCACCAACAGCGATCGAAATGATCGAAGAGCCTCAGGAGCCCTACGAATATGAGTAG
- a CDS encoding permease, producing MNVSPILGDLLTLTLSVVYESVPFVVLGVLVSVGIQNWVPDSLIHRILPKRPVQRRAVLSLVGMLFPVCECGNVPLARGLMLKGLTVPESATFLLAAPILNPIVIVTTYQAFGWDGGILIGRIVGGFLIANLIGWVLSKHANPETLLVPSFAARCEVGTPPLIGRNRWRRAISQFTAECGIMLPAVIIGATIAGAIQAFVPQQALAAVGGHPVLSVLVMLVLAFCIAVCSNVDAFFALSFGSTFLPGGLAVFLVFGAMIDIKMLALLKTTFTAKALLLMTGLAALGAACVGLVINSVA from the coding sequence ATGAATGTGAGCCCAATCCTCGGCGACCTGCTCACCCTCACCCTGAGCGTGGTCTACGAATCGGTGCCCTTTGTTGTCCTCGGCGTGCTCGTATCGGTTGGCATCCAAAATTGGGTGCCCGACTCGCTTATCCACCGCATCCTGCCAAAGCGACCCGTCCAGCGAAGGGCGGTGCTCTCGCTCGTTGGGATGCTCTTCCCCGTTTGCGAATGTGGCAACGTTCCGCTTGCGAGGGGGCTGATGCTCAAGGGGCTCACGGTGCCGGAATCCGCGACGTTTCTCCTTGCCGCACCCATTCTGAATCCCATCGTCATCGTCACGACGTATCAGGCGTTTGGCTGGGACGGGGGAATCCTCATCGGCCGAATCGTCGGCGGCTTTCTGATCGCAAACCTCATCGGTTGGGTCTTGAGCAAGCATGCCAATCCAGAAACGCTTCTTGTCCCATCGTTCGCTGCGCGCTGCGAGGTAGGAACGCCGCCGCTCATTGGTCGTAACCGCTGGAGGCGCGCAATCTCGCAGTTCACCGCTGAGTGTGGAATCATGCTGCCGGCAGTGATCATCGGCGCAACTATCGCCGGGGCCATTCAGGCATTTGTGCCGCAGCAAGCCCTCGCCGCTGTTGGTGGGCATCCGGTGCTCTCGGTGCTCGTGATGCTCGTGCTCGCTTTCTGTATCGCGGTGTGCTCAAACGTTGATGCCTTTTTTGCACTGTCGTTCGGCTCAACCTTCTTGCCTGGCGGGCTTGCCGTGTTCCTTGTGTTTGGAGCCATGATCGACATCAAGATGCTTGCTCTGCTCAAAACCACGTTTACCGCCAAAGCGCTGCTGCTGATGACTGGGCTTGCCGCGCTTGGGGCGGCATGCGTCGGGCTGGTGATCAACAGTGTTGCCTAA